A portion of the Pseudorasbora parva isolate DD20220531a chromosome 1, ASM2467924v1, whole genome shotgun sequence genome contains these proteins:
- the LOC137084833 gene encoding cadherin-1-like, with protein MDTMKMRLGIIIFLCKVFLCGCAEESSCTPGFESELLVFKVDRDDLHQGERLGRVIFNTCHGRTRALFQSGDKWFDVNTDGTVTLKRQVILHEGHKVFSVHAWDSSGKKHTVSVRVERVHHHEDHHMDTVMNISSPQMESASDDLVLTFPKSSMGLKRAKRVWVIPPFSILENSRGPFPIKLVQIKSDYSRETKMQYKITGEGADLDPKGTFIIDKHSGFVFVTRPLDRETKASYRLVAHASAIDEPFMVESPMEIIVPVLDTNDNPPIFTQNPFNGEVPEADKIGQEFMTVTATDADDPETYNADLRYSIIKQEPELPNPNMFQINSFTGGISVNSEGLDKEKWSKYTLTVLAADLDGKGLSTTGTAVITVTDSNDNAPQFEQTTHTVSVPENKVGAVVATLTVTDGDEVGSPAWSTKYRIISGDKAGYFNVSTGPSRLEGIITTVKPLDFEKTKQHILSVIVENDDPFVVSLPTSTATVTVNVLDVNEPPEFNPKEKVITKHEDLAVGTELVTYTATDPDVGKAQKITYKVANELTSWVSVTPDTGIIKVKKDMDRESNLVKDGKYTAIILAEDNDAEAPATGTGTLVINLVDVNDNGPVINERTISICNRGSPPVLLSITDKDGPPFAGPFTVDTQGETSKNWSTSMIETFTGVYLTPKLTLEQGKYNVILRVVDQQGLPQENTIEASVCDCEGETVRCQETRVAGIPLSGVLGILGGIFLLLLLALLLLLFMRSMKHQCVTVKETTLPAQ; from the exons GTCTTTTTGTGTGGCTGTGCGGAGGAGTCTTCATGTACACCTGGCTTTGAGTCGGAGTTGCTGGTTTTTAAAGTGGACAGAGATGATCTTCACCAAGGAGAAAGACTAGGAAGAG TAATTTTCAATACATGCCATGGAAGAACGAGAGCGCTCTTTCAGTCCGGTGACAAGTGGTTTGATGTAAACACGGATGGGACTGTAACACTCAAGAGACAAGTGATTCTTCATGAAGGCCACAAGGTGTTTTCTGTGCACGCTTGGGACTCCAGTGGCAAGAAACACACCGTATCTGTCAGAGTTGAGCGAGTTCACCATCATGAGGACCATCACATGGACACGGTCATGAACATCTCCTCTCCACAG atgGAATCTGCTTCCGATGATCTGGTTCTGACGTTTCCAAAGTCTTCGATGGGTCTGAAGAGAGCAAAGAGAGTTTGGGTTATTCCTCCGTTCAGTATACTTGAGAACAGCAGAGGTCCTTTCCCAATAAAGCTGGTCCAG ATCAAGTCGGACTATTCTAGAGAAACTAAGATGCAGTACAAGATCACCGGTGAAGGGGCCGATCTGGACCCTAAGGGGACTTTTATTATAGACAAACATTCTGGGTTTGTGTTTGTGACTCGGCCACTCGACAGAGAAACAAAAGCTTCATACAGA CTTGTCGCTCATGCCTCTGCAATTGATGAGCCTTTTATGGTAGAAAGTCCAATGGAGATTATTGTACCTGTTTTGGACACAAATGATAATCCTCCTATTTTTACACAAAATCCATTCAATGGAGAAGTTCCTGAAGCTGATAAAATAG GTCAGGAGTTTATGACCGTCACAGCCACTGATGCAGATGATCCAGAGACTTACAATGCAGATCTCAGATACTCAATAATCAAGCAAGAACCAGAATTACCAAATCCAAACATGTTTCAAATCAACTCTTTTACTGGaggaatttctgtgaattcTGAAGGCTTGGACAAAGAG AAATGGTCCAAATACACTTTGACAGTATTGGCTGCTGACCTGGACGGAAAAGGTTTGTCAACCACTGGCACAGCTGTTATTACTGTGACTGACAGCAATGATAACGCTCCTCAGTTTGAGCAAACCACG CACACTGTATCCGTCCCAGAGAATAAAGTGGGAGCTGTAGTGGCCACACTCACAGTTACTGATGGAGATGAAGTTGGGTCTCCGGCCTGGTCAACCAAATATCGGATTATTAGCGGTGACAAGGCCGGGTATTTCAACGTCAGTACTGGACCCAGCCGGCTGGAGGGCATCATCACCACTGTAAAG CCCCTGGACTTTGAGAAGACCAAGCAACACATTCTGTCTGTGATTGTTGAGAACGATGATCCATTTGTCGTGTCTTTGCCCACTTCCACTGCCACAGTCACGGTGAATGTTCTAGATGTGAATGAGCCTCCAGAGTTTAATCCAAAAGAGAAGGTTATTACCAAACATGAAGATTTAGCGGTTGGTACTGAACTGGTTACTTATACAGCCACTGATCCAGACGTCGGAAAAGCACAGAAGATAAC GTATAAAGTGGCCAATGAGCTTACCAGCTGGGTGAGTGTAACTCCGGACACTGGAATTATCAAAGTCAAGAAAGACATGGATAGAGAATCTAACCTTGTGAAAGATGGCAAATACACAGCTATCATTTTGGCGGAGGATAATGATG cTGAAGCGCCAGCAACTGGCACAGGAACCCTGGTTATTAATTTGGTGGATGTAAATGACAACGGTCCCGTCATCAATGAAAGGACTATAAGCATTTGCAATCGTGGTTCGCCTCCAGTGCTTCTCTCTATAACGGACAAAGACGGACCTCCTTTTGCTGGTCCCTTTACTGTTGACACCCAAGGAGAAACCAGTAAAAATTGGTCCACCTCTATGATTGAAACAT TTACCGGTGTCTATCTGACACCAAAGTTAACATTGGAGCAGGGCAAATACAATGTTATCCTGAGAGTTGTTGATCAGCAAGGACTGCCTCAGGAAAACACCATTGAAGCATCAGTGTGTGACTGTGAAGGAGAAACGGTGCGCTGTCAAGAGACCCGAGTAGCAGGAATACCACTATCTGGAGTTCTTGGGATCCTGGGAGGAATCTTCCTTCTGCTAT TGCTTGCTCTTCTTCTGCTCTTGTTCATGAGGAGCATGAAGCATCAGTGTGTGACTGTGAAGGAGACAACGCTCCCTGCCCAGTAA